One Cohnella candidum genomic region harbors:
- a CDS encoding glycoside hydrolase family 66 protein, which yields MRIRISTAIAAVAVSALVLQACSFTKSHPDVVKIGESGGIAELTSDQARYEPGKPVRLQLRLKDASQGDALLVRYSHLSDNLKEETVKMDGATASWSWEPPKDDYQGYYVDVFLKHGGDYVDHAGIGVDISSDWGKFPRYGYLADFGEMTEDAQKAVMDRLNRLHLNGLQFYDWQSKHHDPLPMEGGQPASDWTDIANRTISAQTVKSYIDEAHARGMKAMNYNLLFGANAGYEQDGAKQEWGLFKDPVHEEQDQHPLPSSWKSNIFLMNPANEDWQRYLLGQEKKAFETLGFDGYHVDQLGDRGGVFDYGGNLVDLPAAYRSFLEAAKKDLHVDYVMNAVNQFGQQEIAKSPVKFLYTEVWMNEMQDLKDVIDQNGMLSQHRKNTVVAAYMNYDLADGPGQFNAPGVLLADAAIFAAGGSHLEAGEGLLAKEYFPNRNLAVPDALWRQLQHYYDFLTAYENLLRDGATEAAQPLKAVEGPPLSDNPETGKLWAFAKDKGDTSIVHLINLTNADSTQWKDAKGTQPEPAMLQGLKYRLQPKEGKKVKRIWLATPDLYGGSPIPLSFKKDGEAMDIEVPNLKYWDMIVIEYE from the coding sequence GTGCGGATTCGAATCTCGACAGCCATTGCAGCGGTGGCCGTCTCGGCTCTCGTGCTGCAGGCTTGCTCTTTTACGAAGTCTCATCCGGATGTCGTTAAAATCGGGGAAAGCGGCGGGATCGCCGAGCTGACGTCGGATCAGGCTCGGTACGAGCCGGGCAAGCCGGTCCGTCTTCAGCTTCGTTTGAAGGATGCGTCGCAAGGGGACGCCCTATTGGTGCGCTATTCCCATCTGTCGGACAATTTGAAGGAAGAGACCGTGAAGATGGACGGCGCAACCGCCTCATGGAGCTGGGAGCCGCCGAAAGACGATTACCAAGGTTATTACGTGGACGTATTTCTGAAGCATGGCGGAGATTACGTCGATCATGCCGGCATCGGCGTCGACATATCTTCGGATTGGGGGAAGTTCCCGCGGTACGGCTACTTGGCTGATTTCGGCGAAATGACCGAGGACGCGCAGAAGGCCGTGATGGATCGGCTCAACCGCCTCCATCTCAATGGCCTCCAATTTTACGATTGGCAGTCGAAGCACCATGATCCGCTCCCTATGGAAGGCGGGCAGCCGGCTTCTGACTGGACGGATATCGCCAACCGGACGATAAGCGCCCAGACCGTCAAGAGCTATATCGACGAAGCGCACGCGCGGGGCATGAAAGCGATGAATTACAACCTGCTGTTCGGGGCGAACGCGGGCTACGAGCAGGACGGAGCCAAGCAAGAATGGGGCTTGTTCAAAGATCCGGTGCATGAGGAGCAGGATCAGCACCCGCTGCCTTCCTCCTGGAAAAGCAATATTTTCTTGATGAACCCGGCGAACGAGGACTGGCAACGCTACCTGTTGGGACAGGAAAAGAAGGCGTTCGAAACCCTTGGCTTCGACGGGTACCACGTGGACCAACTCGGAGACAGGGGCGGCGTGTTCGATTATGGCGGCAATCTCGTGGATCTGCCGGCAGCCTATCGAAGCTTCCTTGAAGCAGCGAAGAAGGATCTCCACGTGGATTACGTCATGAATGCCGTCAATCAGTTCGGCCAGCAGGAAATTGCGAAGTCGCCCGTGAAGTTTCTGTACACCGAAGTATGGATGAACGAGATGCAGGATCTGAAAGACGTCATCGACCAGAACGGCATGCTGAGCCAGCATCGGAAGAACACCGTCGTCGCCGCTTACATGAATTACGATTTGGCGGACGGTCCCGGGCAATTCAACGCGCCGGGCGTGCTGCTGGCGGACGCCGCGATCTTCGCGGCCGGCGGCTCCCATCTCGAGGCGGGCGAGGGCTTGCTCGCGAAGGAGTACTTCCCGAACCGCAACCTGGCCGTCCCGGATGCGCTGTGGCGGCAGCTGCAGCACTATTACGATTTCCTGACCGCCTACGAGAATCTGCTTCGCGACGGCGCGACCGAAGCTGCGCAGCCGCTTAAAGCAGTTGAGGGACCGCCGCTTTCCGACAACCCGGAGACCGGCAAACTCTGGGCGTTCGCCAAGGACAAAGGGGACACGAGCATCGTCCACTTGATCAACCTGACGAACGCGGATTCAACGCAATGGAAGGATGCCAAGGGAACGCAGCCGGAGCCGGCCATGCTTCAAGGGTTGAAATACCGCCTCCAGCCGAAAGAAGGCAAGAAAGTGAAGCGGATCTGGCTGGCCACTCCGGATCTGTACGGCGGTTCTCCGATTCCGCTATCCTTCAAGAAAGACGGAGAAGCCATGGATATCGAGGTCCCGAACCTCAAATATTGGGATATGATCGTCATCGAATACGAATAA
- a CDS encoding glycoside hydrolase family 13 protein, translating into MRKSWWKESVVYQIYPRSFQDSNGDGIGDIPGIISRLDYLHNLGVDVIWLSPVYRSPNDDNGYDISDYQAIMDEFGTMEDWEALLKGLHDRGMKLMMDLVVNHTSDEHAWFVESRKSKDNAYRDYYIWRPGKDDGREPNNWVSFFSGSAWQYDEATDEYFLHLFSKKQPDLNWENPKVRQEVYDMMTWWLEKGVDGFRMDVINLISKTEGLPSVGNDRYAWGGDHFMNGPKVHEYLREMNERVLSKFDTITVGEAPGASPEEAIRYANLDGSELNMVFQFEHMDLDSGAGGKWDLRPWRLADLKATMSKWQTELDGRAWNSLYLNNHDQPRMVSRFGNDTAAYRVLSAKMLGTFLHMMQGTPYIYQGEELGMTNVRFASLADYNDLEIHNMYRERVTEGGADPAMVMESIYVKGRDNARTPMQWDDGENAGFTTGRPWLQVNPNYTAINAKAALADPDSIYYYYQELIRLRKSHDIIVYGSFELILADHEQIYAYTRKLGNERLLVLINFTERDASYELEASAFPGQGTRLIGNYETVAEPALSGVLRPYEAQVILYRAED; encoded by the coding sequence ATTCGCAAGTCCTGGTGGAAGGAAAGCGTCGTTTACCAGATTTACCCTCGCAGCTTTCAAGACAGTAACGGAGACGGAATCGGCGACATTCCGGGCATCATTTCTCGGCTCGACTATTTGCATAATCTTGGGGTAGACGTCATTTGGCTGTCGCCCGTGTACCGTTCCCCGAATGACGATAACGGCTACGATATCAGCGATTACCAGGCGATCATGGACGAATTCGGCACGATGGAAGATTGGGAAGCGCTGCTGAAAGGGCTGCACGACCGGGGCATGAAGCTGATGATGGATCTCGTCGTCAACCATACGTCCGACGAGCACGCCTGGTTTGTGGAGTCGCGCAAGTCCAAGGACAATGCGTACCGAGACTATTACATTTGGCGTCCGGGCAAGGACGACGGGCGGGAACCGAACAACTGGGTGTCGTTCTTCAGCGGCTCAGCTTGGCAATACGACGAAGCGACGGATGAATACTTCCTGCATCTTTTCAGCAAGAAGCAGCCCGACCTGAATTGGGAAAACCCGAAGGTTCGGCAAGAGGTGTACGACATGATGACGTGGTGGCTGGAGAAAGGCGTGGACGGCTTCCGGATGGACGTCATCAACCTGATCTCCAAAACGGAAGGGCTGCCGAGCGTCGGGAACGACCGCTATGCGTGGGGCGGCGATCATTTCATGAACGGCCCCAAGGTTCACGAGTATTTGCGCGAGATGAACGAGCGGGTATTGTCCAAGTTCGACACGATCACCGTCGGCGAAGCGCCGGGGGCATCGCCCGAGGAGGCGATCCGTTACGCCAATCTGGACGGTTCGGAGCTCAACATGGTGTTCCAGTTCGAGCATATGGACCTCGATTCCGGAGCGGGCGGCAAATGGGATCTGCGGCCGTGGCGGCTGGCGGATTTGAAAGCGACGATGAGCAAGTGGCAGACCGAATTGGACGGACGGGCCTGGAACAGCCTGTATCTGAACAATCACGACCAGCCCCGCATGGTTTCAAGGTTCGGCAACGACACCGCGGCTTATCGCGTGTTGTCGGCGAAAATGCTGGGCACCTTCCTCCACATGATGCAGGGAACGCCTTATATCTATCAGGGCGAAGAGCTGGGCATGACCAATGTCCGCTTCGCATCGCTGGCCGATTACAACGATCTGGAGATCCACAACATGTACCGGGAACGCGTAACCGAAGGCGGCGCCGATCCCGCGATGGTGATGGAATCCATCTATGTGAAGGGGCGGGACAACGCCCGCACGCCGATGCAGTGGGATGACGGAGAGAACGCGGGATTCACGACCGGACGGCCGTGGCTTCAGGTCAACCCGAATTATACGGCCATCAACGCGAAAGCGGCGTTGGCGGATCCGGACTCGATCTATTACTACTATCAGGAGCTCATCCGGCTCCGGAAGAGCCATGACATTATCGTTTACGGCAGCTTCGAGCTGATTTTGGCGGACCATGAGCAGATATACGCCTATACGAGAAAGCTGGGGAACGAACGGCTGCTCGTGCTGATCAATTTTACCGAACGGGATGCTTCTTATGAACTGGAGGCATCGGCGTTCCCGGGGCAAGGCACGAGATTGATCGGCAATTACGAGACGGTTGCGGAACCGGCGTTGAGCGGCGTGTTGAGACCTTATGAAGCACAAGTGATTCTGTACCGGGCAGAGGACTAA
- a CDS encoding Gfo/Idh/MocA family protein: MSKFRIGLIGLGGMAQAHIRWMKENGDNLELVAVSDVNPDALAKVGAECGIAEDKRYADFVSLIADPDVDAIVSATPNHTHADIVRACLEAGKPFMAEKPFTRVFEEAVPLLQLYEQKPVPAMIGFSYRYTPAFRYARELIREGKIGAVRSFSIQYLQGWGGAPYKVPYVWRFDRRITGTGTLGDLGSHMIDMARFLFGEFQELSAQLHTIIPERPHPSTGEMVRIEVDDFASFQARMTGDVMGVFQTTRNAIGSGNQHEVSIYGDFGTIHASTLDPDRIVWIREEEKGQLAKTELDVPKHCKVSQYEDFIAMLKGQEPDGLPGLMDGYRNQEVLDAIVRADEQRTVIRL, from the coding sequence ATGAGCAAATTTCGGATCGGTCTCATCGGGCTCGGAGGAATGGCCCAAGCCCATATCCGTTGGATGAAGGAGAACGGCGACAATTTGGAGCTCGTCGCGGTCAGCGACGTGAACCCGGATGCTTTGGCAAAAGTCGGGGCGGAGTGCGGGATCGCGGAAGATAAACGGTATGCCGATTTCGTCAGTCTGATCGCGGACCCGGACGTGGATGCCATCGTTTCGGCCACGCCAAACCATACGCATGCGGACATCGTTCGCGCCTGTCTGGAAGCGGGAAAACCTTTCATGGCCGAGAAGCCGTTTACCCGCGTTTTCGAGGAGGCGGTTCCGCTTCTGCAGCTGTACGAGCAGAAGCCGGTGCCGGCCATGATCGGTTTTAGCTACCGCTATACCCCGGCATTCCGTTACGCCAGGGAGCTGATTCGGGAAGGCAAGATCGGCGCCGTCCGAAGCTTTTCGATTCAATATCTGCAGGGCTGGGGAGGGGCGCCATACAAAGTTCCCTATGTCTGGCGGTTCGACCGGAGGATTACGGGGACGGGTACGCTGGGCGACTTGGGTTCGCATATGATCGATATGGCCCGGTTTCTGTTCGGGGAATTCCAAGAGCTGTCGGCGCAGCTGCATACGATCATTCCCGAGCGACCGCATCCATCGACGGGCGAGATGGTTCGCATCGAGGTGGATGATTTCGCGAGTTTCCAAGCCAGAATGACGGGGGATGTCATGGGCGTCTTCCAGACGACGCGCAACGCCATCGGTTCCGGCAATCAGCATGAGGTATCCATTTACGGAGATTTCGGGACGATCCACGCATCCACGCTGGATCCGGACCGGATCGTCTGGATCCGCGAAGAGGAGAAGGGCCAGCTGGCAAAGACGGAGCTCGATGTGCCTAAGCACTGCAAGGTTTCTCAATATGAGGACTTCATCGCGATGCTGAAAGGACAGGAGCCGGACGGACTTCCGGGTTTGATGGACGGTTACCGCAACCAGGAAGTGCTGGACGCCATCGTCCGGGCGGATGAGCAGCGAACGGTAATCCGATTGTAA
- a CDS encoding YrdB family protein yields MKLSLIAMFTLACMFLLELASLAAFARWGHRFGLWAAIGIPVLVLVVWSLFLAPKASIPVFFPPVREVLKLVVFAAASAALYASGLSGWAVAMLAVSVIVVALIFSLGLVSEMPDDIAK; encoded by the coding sequence ATGAAATTGTCCTTGATCGCCATGTTCACTTTAGCGTGCATGTTTCTTCTCGAGCTGGCTTCTTTGGCCGCCTTCGCCCGTTGGGGCCACCGGTTTGGCCTGTGGGCCGCGATCGGCATTCCCGTTCTCGTGCTGGTCGTCTGGTCGCTGTTCCTGGCCCCGAAGGCCTCTATACCGGTCTTTTTCCCTCCGGTTCGTGAAGTGCTGAAACTCGTCGTTTTCGCCGCGGCGTCGGCCGCCTTGTACGCAAGCGGGCTTTCCGGCTGGGCGGTTGCCATGCTCGCCGTTTCCGTGATCGTCGTGGCCCTGATCTTCTCGTTAGGACTGGTTTCGGAGATGCCGGACGATATCGCAAAGTAA
- a CDS encoding pentapeptide repeat-containing protein gives MSERSESNPLVPGGDRSRLQADCESCFGLCCVALPFSASADFAIDKNAGHPCPNLREDFRCGVHDRLRPLGFRGCTVFDCFGAGQKVSQSTFHGQDWRQNPSSAKTMFEVLPVMRQLHELLWYLSEAMTMDAALPIREELRKAFDETERLADLDAEALLRLDVASHRAEVNGLLLRASELARAASRHKAQRPPKHKKAIGRGADLIGAKLRGADLRSANLRGAYLIAADLRDADLRGADLIGADFRDADLSGADLTDTLFLTQAQLNAAKGDARTKLPPSLTTPSHWIRHAS, from the coding sequence ATGTCCGAACGTTCCGAATCTAACCCGCTTGTTCCCGGCGGCGACCGCTCCCGCCTGCAAGCCGACTGCGAGAGCTGTTTCGGCTTGTGCTGCGTCGCGCTGCCTTTCTCGGCTTCGGCCGATTTCGCCATCGACAAAAACGCCGGCCACCCCTGTCCGAACCTCAGGGAGGACTTCCGCTGCGGCGTGCATGACCGGCTCCGGCCTCTGGGCTTCCGGGGCTGTACCGTATTCGATTGTTTCGGCGCCGGCCAGAAGGTTTCACAATCCACTTTCCATGGACAGGACTGGCGTCAAAACCCAAGTTCCGCGAAAACGATGTTCGAGGTTCTTCCGGTCATGCGGCAGCTTCACGAGCTGCTGTGGTATCTCTCCGAGGCCATGACCATGGACGCCGCTCTCCCGATTCGGGAAGAGCTCCGTAAAGCGTTCGACGAAACGGAACGTCTCGCCGATTTGGATGCCGAAGCGCTGCTTCGGTTGGACGTCGCGTCTCATCGGGCCGAAGTGAACGGTCTGCTTCTACGCGCCAGCGAACTCGCACGGGCCGCATCCCGCCACAAAGCTCAGCGTCCGCCCAAACATAAAAAAGCGATCGGCCGGGGAGCCGATCTCATCGGCGCGAAGCTGCGCGGCGCCGATCTAAGAAGCGCCAACCTGAGAGGCGCGTATCTGATCGCGGCCGACTTGAGAGACGCAGACCTCAGAGGGGCCGACCTGATCGGAGCCGATTTCCGGGACGCCGACCTCAGCGGTGCCGATCTCACCGACACTCTCTTTCTTACCCAAGCCCAGTTGAATGCGGCGAAAGGCGATGCCCGCACGAAACTGCCGCCATCCCTCACCACTCCCTCGCATTGGATACGGCACGCATCATAA
- a CDS encoding HD domain-containing protein has protein sequence MDRRESQLEAAERFAKAELGNDLSGHDWWHIHRVDRMAARLAAEEGADAFVCRMAALLHDVADEKLNESKEAGLAKVRDWLRSEQVAEEDSAHVLEIISTMSYNGGQNPPMRTIEGKVVQDADRLDAIGAIAIARAFVYAGWKGHPMHDPHLPPRESMTAEQYRLGKTTAINHFHEKLLKLKDLINTPAAKRIAEERHRYMEEYVNRFYEEWEG, from the coding sequence ATCGATAGACGGGAAAGCCAGCTCGAGGCTGCGGAACGATTCGCGAAGGCGGAGCTGGGGAACGATCTGTCCGGCCATGATTGGTGGCACATTCACCGCGTCGACCGGATGGCGGCTCGGCTTGCGGCCGAGGAGGGAGCGGACGCGTTCGTTTGCCGCATGGCGGCGCTGCTTCATGACGTGGCGGACGAAAAACTGAACGAATCGAAGGAAGCCGGGCTCGCGAAAGTCCGCGATTGGCTTCGCAGCGAGCAGGTCGCTGAGGAAGATTCGGCTCACGTCCTGGAGATCATCTCCACGATGTCTTACAATGGCGGCCAAAATCCGCCGATGCGTACGATCGAGGGGAAAGTCGTCCAGGATGCGGACCGTCTCGACGCGATCGGGGCGATCGCGATCGCCAGGGCCTTCGTCTATGCCGGGTGGAAGGGCCATCCGATGCACGACCCGCACTTGCCGCCCCGCGAGTCGATGACCGCCGAGCAGTACCGGTTGGGAAAAACGACCGCCATCAACCATTTCCACGAGAAGCTGCTGAAGCTGAAGGACCTCATCAACACGCCGGCAGCGAAACGAATCGCGGAGGAGCGGCATCGCTATATGGAAGAATACGTGAACCGCTTTTACGAGGAATGGGAAGGTTAA
- a CDS encoding S41 family peptidase — MKRTTAPRVRRLLIGALAALALQLAPLQTFAAQQKSDDTLLEAFHLILDNHYTHPDENALLQAAIKGMLDSLDDPFSNYMSAEEYQDFMNAINQSYAGIGITIEADEESPALVVAGLVADAPASKAGILAGDRIVGIDGVAVTADTLEAAPAKIRGKEGTAVTLQVVRNGKRIDFTVIRASLQLPEVSSDDLGDGIAYIRIFTFGDNTASEFDQALKAATAKKPKGLVLDLRGNGGGSVLAALQVADQFLKSGKILIVHDQGEEAAIEADSEGTDLPVTVLIDENTASASEMLAGALQRNGRAKLVGVTSYGKGTMQAPYDLPNGSELKVSIDNWELPDGTSIQKTGLTPDVYIERPEAAANAAKQLLLPDRRQTLTLSRKSATGKLNGTIELIDVPSPRVASGVTYVPLRYVFESFGSQIDWDPDKRLIHFEHEGKKVTVDLRKQAVTIDGKKVAAVQAIRSFGESAYVSTAVIKAITGSAVNVTSAAVTMYSK, encoded by the coding sequence ATGAAAAGAACGACAGCGCCGCGAGTGCGGCGCCTGCTCATCGGCGCGCTGGCCGCCCTCGCCCTTCAGCTTGCACCGCTCCAGACATTCGCGGCCCAGCAGAAATCCGACGACACCCTGCTCGAAGCCTTCCATCTCATCCTGGATAACCACTATACGCATCCGGACGAGAACGCGCTGCTGCAAGCGGCCATCAAGGGAATGCTGGACTCGCTGGACGACCCCTTCAGCAATTACATGTCCGCCGAAGAGTACCAGGACTTCATGAACGCGATCAACCAATCGTACGCCGGCATCGGTATCACGATTGAAGCGGACGAGGAAAGCCCGGCGCTGGTCGTGGCCGGTCTAGTGGCGGACGCGCCTGCCTCCAAAGCCGGCATCCTGGCCGGTGACCGGATCGTCGGAATCGACGGCGTTGCCGTCACGGCCGACACGCTCGAAGCCGCGCCCGCGAAAATTCGCGGCAAGGAAGGCACGGCCGTCACACTCCAAGTCGTCAGGAACGGCAAGCGGATCGATTTCACGGTGATTCGCGCGAGCCTGCAGCTGCCTGAAGTCAGCTCGGACGATCTCGGGGACGGCATCGCGTACATTCGCATTTTTACGTTCGGCGACAATACGGCTTCCGAATTCGATCAAGCGCTGAAAGCCGCGACGGCCAAAAAGCCGAAAGGCCTCGTGCTCGACTTGCGGGGCAACGGCGGCGGTTCCGTACTGGCCGCGCTTCAAGTCGCGGATCAATTCCTGAAGTCGGGCAAAATCCTCATCGTTCACGACCAAGGGGAGGAAGCGGCGATCGAGGCGGATTCCGAGGGCACGGATCTCCCCGTCACCGTGCTGATCGACGAGAATACGGCCAGCGCTTCCGAGATGCTGGCGGGTGCCCTGCAGCGGAACGGCCGGGCCAAACTCGTCGGCGTCACATCCTACGGCAAAGGCACGATGCAGGCGCCGTATGATTTGCCGAACGGAAGCGAGCTGAAGGTGTCGATCGACAACTGGGAGCTGCCCGACGGCACTTCGATCCAGAAAACGGGCCTGACGCCCGACGTTTATATCGAAAGGCCGGAGGCCGCCGCCAACGCTGCGAAACAGCTGCTGCTGCCGGACCGCCGGCAGACGCTGACGCTGTCCCGGAAGTCTGCGACCGGGAAGCTGAACGGCACGATCGAGCTGATCGACGTCCCCTCTCCTCGCGTGGCGAGCGGCGTGACGTATGTCCCGCTGCGCTACGTTTTCGAGTCGTTCGGCTCGCAGATCGATTGGGACCCGGACAAACGGCTCATCCATTTTGAGCACGAAGGCAAAAAGGTGACCGTCGACTTGCGCAAGCAAGCCGTGACGATCGACGGCAAGAAGGTGGCGGCGGTTCAAGCGATCCGCTCCTTCGGGGAAAGCGCCTACGTCTCGACCGCCGTCATCAAGGCCATTACCGGCTCGGCCGTCAACGTCACTTCCGCAGCCGTGACGATGTACAGCAAGTAA
- a CDS encoding Crp/Fnr family transcriptional regulator, producing MHPTALDTPFFQGIIRDEDREAVLSLFAERHYPKGSVVFFHGDECREMYIIKTGALKIYRQDADREIVLGHQFAGESIGELEVFHYDKYRMASVAAIEKSVLWMIKKSDLEALTKKYPEILRKAFYVVSERLNQADRKLQYLAFLDTRVRVANLLLDLGSNFGKETDQGLEIQWKVTQQHFANMIGVGRETAARALQELQQEGVIRIRNKQFSILDLETLKAIAGPDQVVSDSRKWHSTHKYMI from the coding sequence ATGCATCCAACCGCTCTCGATACGCCGTTCTTCCAAGGCATCATCCGTGATGAGGATCGGGAAGCCGTGCTGTCCCTTTTCGCCGAGCGGCATTATCCCAAAGGCTCGGTTGTTTTCTTCCATGGCGACGAGTGCCGCGAGATGTACATCATCAAAACCGGAGCTCTCAAAATCTACCGCCAAGATGCGGATCGGGAGATCGTGCTTGGCCATCAGTTTGCCGGGGAATCGATCGGGGAATTGGAGGTTTTCCATTACGACAAGTACCGCATGGCGTCCGTCGCCGCGATCGAGAAGTCCGTCCTCTGGATGATCAAGAAATCCGACCTGGAAGCGTTGACGAAGAAGTATCCCGAAATTCTTCGCAAAGCTTTCTACGTCGTGAGCGAACGCCTGAACCAGGCGGACCGCAAGCTGCAGTACCTGGCTTTCCTCGATACGAGGGTGCGCGTCGCGAACCTTCTGCTCGATTTGGGCTCCAACTTCGGCAAGGAAACGGATCAGGGCCTTGAAATTCAATGGAAGGTGACCCAGCAGCACTTCGCGAACATGATCGGCGTCGGCCGCGAGACGGCGGCCAGGGCGCTTCAGGAGCTTCAGCAGGAGGGCGTGATCCGGATCCGGAACAAGCAATTTTCCATACTCGACTTGGAGACCTTGAAGGCGATTGCCGGTCCCGATCAAGTCGTCTCGGACTCTCGCAAATGGCATTCGACCCACAAATATATGATATAA
- the aguB gene encoding N-carbamoylputrescine amidase yields the protein MRKVKVAATQMSCSCDIYENIAKADKLVRQAAAEGAQIILLQELFETPYFCQKEKSDYYVYATELEENKAVNHFKKVAKELQVVLPISFYEKKNYARYNSLAVIDADGEILGHYRKSHIPDGPGYEEKFYFNPGDTGFQVWKTRYAKIGVGVCWDQWYPEAARCMALMGAELLFYPTAIGSEPQDGSIDSKDHWQMCMRGHAASNLMPVIASNRIGAESDDDSTITFYGSSFIAGPQGNMVEEAGRTDETVLTAEFDLDQLEIQRIEWGIFRDRRPELYRTIVSYDGSTIV from the coding sequence AAACTCGTGCGCCAAGCCGCGGCGGAAGGCGCTCAGATCATTTTGCTGCAAGAGCTGTTCGAAACGCCTTACTTCTGCCAGAAGGAGAAGTCCGACTACTACGTCTACGCGACGGAGCTGGAGGAGAACAAGGCGGTCAACCATTTCAAGAAGGTCGCCAAGGAGCTCCAGGTCGTGCTTCCGATCAGCTTCTACGAGAAGAAGAACTACGCCCGTTACAACTCGCTCGCGGTCATCGACGCGGACGGCGAAATCCTCGGCCATTACCGCAAAAGCCACATCCCGGACGGCCCCGGGTACGAAGAGAAGTTCTACTTCAATCCGGGCGACACCGGCTTCCAGGTGTGGAAAACCCGTTACGCCAAAATCGGCGTCGGCGTCTGCTGGGACCAGTGGTATCCCGAAGCCGCCCGCTGCATGGCGCTGATGGGCGCCGAGCTGCTGTTCTATCCGACGGCGATCGGCTCGGAGCCGCAGGACGGCTCGATCGACTCGAAGGACCACTGGCAGATGTGCATGCGCGGCCACGCCGCTTCGAACCTGATGCCGGTCATCGCTTCGAACCGCATTGGCGCAGAAAGCGACGACGACTCGACCATCACGTTCTACGGCTCCTCGTTCATCGCCGGGCCGCAAGGCAACATGGTCGAGGAAGCCGGACGGACGGATGAGACGGTGCTGACGGCCGAGTTCGACTTGGACCAGCTGGAGATCCAGCGGATCGAATGGGGCATTTTCCGCGACCGCCGGCCGGAACTGTACCGTACCATCGTTTCCTACGACGGCAGCACGATCGTTTAA